The DNA region CCGCTCGCTCTCCGCCACCGGCGGCAGGAAGCGGCTGAGCGGGGTGGGCCGCTTGGACTTCAGCGCCCGGGTCTGGATCACCGCGGCGGAGGAGGATACGGCGCTGAGCGTCAGCAGGGCATAGGTGAAGACCGACACCGCGATATGTACGTCGATCCACACGCCCGGCGCATTGCCGCGCAGGATCGGGGCCGGCGCATCCTCCGTCAGCGTCGCCAGCAGGCAAACCACCAGCAGATAGGGCAGCAGCAGCGGCGCCAGCCTCCAGGCCATGTCATGGAACAGGCTGAGCCCGACGAACAGCGCCATGCAGGCGGCGGCCGTCACCCACAGCGCGGTGGAAAAGCCGGTCTGCCACTGTCCGGCCACCTGGAGGATCGCCCACATGCCGGGTCCGGCGGCCGCAAGCAGCAGGGCGCCCCAGAAGGACCAGCTGCGCCCCTCCACCCCCTGCCCGGCGATCCGGCGATAGGGGTAGAAGGCGGCCGGCAACAGGGCCACCAGCGCCGTCAGGCTCAAAAGGATGTTCTGCGACATGGACCCGAATGCACTCCCGTCTTTCCGCCACCCCGATGCCGCGCCCCCGATCCGGCCCGGCGCCGGACGAGGTCCGGACAGCGGGGCGGCAGGGCTCGGCACTTGGCGGAACCACGGCGACAGGCTAGGCTCCGCGACGTTTCCGTCAAGTGGCTATCATATCCTACGGTCTGCCTCATGCCCACCTGCATCGCTCTGATTGTCGCCGGCGGATCCGGCCAGCGGTTCGGAGCCGAACGGCCCAAGCAATATCTCGACCTCGCCGGCAAGCCGGTGCTGCGCCGGACGGTGGAGGCCTTCCTGAGCCATCCCCAGGTCGGCGGCGTGCGCGTGGTCATCGACCCGGCTTGGCGCGAGGGCTATGACGCCGCCGTCGCCGGGCTCGGCCTGCCCGATCCGGTGGCGGGCGGCGCCAGCCGTCAGGACTCGGTCCGCAACGGGCTGGAGGCGCTCGCCGCCGACGACGCGCCGGACCTCGTGCTGATCCATGATGCCGCCCGCCCGCTGATCGACGCGCCCACCATCGGCGCGGTGATCGCGGCGCTGGGCCAAAACCCCGGCGCCATCGCGGCGGTGCGGGTCGCCGATACCCTCAAGCGCGGCGACGGCGACGGCGCGATCACCGGCACGGTCGACCGCGACGGGCTGTGGCGGGCGCAGACCCCGCAGGGTTTTCGGTTTACCGCCATTCTTGAGGCGCACCGCGCCGCCGCCGGCCTGTCATTGACCGACGATGCCGCGGTGGCCGAACGCGCCGGGCTGACGGTCGCCCTGGTGCCGTCCAAGGAGGATAATTTCAAGGTGACCACCCCCGACGACCTGACCCGCGCCACCCGCGCGGTCATGAGCAGCCTGTGGGATGTGCGGACCGGCAGCGGCTTCGACGTCCATCGCTTCACCGAGGGCGATTTCGTGACGCTCTGCGGCCTGCGCGTGCCGCACAACCATGGGCTGGAGGGACATTCCGATGCCGATGTCGGCCTGCATGCCCTGACCGACGCCATCCTGGGCGCATTGGCCGCCGGCGACATCGGCAGCCACTTCCCGCCGACCGATCCGCGCTGGCGCGGGGCGGACAGCGCCAAATTCCTGCGCCATGCCGCCGATCTGGTGACGGAGCGCGGCGGCGTCATCGCCCATGCCGACGTGACCATCATCTGCGAACGGCCGAAGGTCGGTCCGCACCGCGCGGCGATGGCGGAGCGCATTGCCCAAATCCTAGGCATCGAGGTCGGCCGCGTCAGCGTCAAGGCGACCACCACCGAACAGCTGGGCTTCACCGGCCGCGGCGAGGGCATCGCCGCGCAAGCGGTGGCGACCATCCGCCTTCCGGGCTAACATCCGATCCGACACCACGAAGCGGGAGAGGCCGTCATGTTTCCCGAGATCATCCGCGACCTCGCCGCCCAGACCCTGGCCGAATATGGCCTCGCCGGTTACATGATCGCGACGGCCGAATCCTGCACCGGCGGACTGATCGCCGGGGCGCTGACCGACATCGCCGGCTCGTCCAAGGTGGTGGACCGCGGCTTCGTCACCTACACCAACATCGCCAAGACCGAACTGCTGGGCGTTCCGGCCAGCCTGCTGCATGCCCATGGCGCGGTCAGCCCGGAGGTGGCGGTCGCCATGGCGGTGGGGGCGCTGGCGAAATCACGGGCCGACGTGACGGTCGCGGTCACCGGTATCGCCGGCCCCGGCGGCGGCACGGAAACCAAGCCGGTCGGCCGGGTCTATGTCGCCACCGCCGTGCGCGGCGGCTCGGCCAAGGCCAAGGAATACACCTTCCCCGGCGACCGCGACGCCGTGCGGACGGCGACGGTCCAGGCGGCGCTGGAGCGGCTTCGGCTGGCCCGGCCGACCGGAAGCCTGCGCTGAGGGAATTCAAACGAACAATTCACAGAGAAGGGTGACTTCCGATGCCAACCATCAACATCCAGCTGTTCGAAGGCCGCACCGTCGAGCAGAAGCGCGACTACGCCAAGGCGCTGACCGAGGCGACCGTCAAGGTGCTCGGCTGCCCGCCTTCGGCGGTGGACATCATCTTCCAGGACGTGAAGAAAAGCGACTGGGCCAGCGGTGGGGAGCTGTGGTCGGACAAGAGCTGAGCCCCCCGCCCCGCTCCCGCGACCATGCAGCCGGCCGTCAGGCCGGCTGCGTCGCCCGGCCCGGCCCGTAGAGCTGGGCGGCCCGCGTCTCGAACGCCTGCACCATCCGGCGCACCGCCTCGTTGAACAGAAGCCCCATGATCTTCTGGAGCATCTTCGAGCGGAACTCGAAATCGACGAAGAAGTCGACACAGCAGCCATCGCCATGCTCGGCGAAGATCCAATGATTGTTGAGATATTGGAACGGCCCGTCGGTGTATTGCACGTCGATCCGGCAGGCCGGGTGATTCAGCTCCACCCGTGAGGTGAAGCGTTCGCGGACCATCTTGAAACCGATGATCAGGTCCGCGAACATGACGACACCTTCGCGCTTGCGGATGCGGGCCGCCAGGCACCAGGGCAGGAACTCCGGATACTTCTCCACATCGGCGACCAAGTCGTACATCTGCTGGGGCGTGTAGGGAAGAACCTTCTTTTCCGCGTGCGTCGGCATGCCCTTACCCGTGTCCTTCTATTGAACCGCCTGGATCAGGCGGCAGCCGCGCCCAGCTTGCGCAGCCGGGCTTCCCGCAGCTTCTCGAAATCCGCACCCGCATGGTAGGACGAGCGCGTCAGCGGCGACGAGGCCACCAGCAGGAAGCCCTTGCCGCGGCCAACGGTGGAATAACCATCGAACTCCTCGGGAGTCACGAAGCGATCCACCGCCGCATGCTTGGGCGTCGGCTGGAGATACTGCCCAATCGTCAGAAAGTCCACATCGGCGGAGCGCAAATCGTCCATCACCTGGCCGATCTCCTCCTTCGTCTCTCCAAGGCCGACCATCAGGCCGGACTTGGTGAAGATGGTGGGATCCAGCTCCTTCACCCGCGCCAGCAGTTGCAGCGAGGCGAAATAGCGCGCACCCGGACGGATGGTCGGATAGAGGCGCGGCACCGTTTCCAGATTGTGGTTGAAGACATCCGGCTTGGCCGCCACCACCACCTCGACCGCGCCCTTCTTCTTCTGGAAGTCAGGGGTCAGGATTTCGATGGTCGTCGTCGGCGAGGCGGCGCGGACGGCGCGGATGGTGCGGGCGAAATGCTCGGCGCCGCCATCCTCGAGATCGTCGCGATCGACCGAGGTGATGACGACATGGCTGAGCTTCAGCTTGCCGACGGCTTCCGCCACATTCTCGGGTTCATGCGGGTCGAGCAGGTCCGGACGCCCGGTCTCCACATTGCAGAAGGCGCAACCGCGCGTGCAGATGGAGCCCAGGATCATGAAGGTGGCGTGCTTGTGCTTCCAGCACTCCCCGATGTTCGGGCAGGCCGCCTCTTCGCACACCGTGTTCAGCTTCAGCCCGCGCATCAGTTGGCGGGTCTCGTTGTATTCCTGGCTCATCGGCGCCTTGACCCGGATCCAGGCCGGTTTGCGCTGGATCGGATTGTCGGGCTTGTGGGCCTTCTCGGGGTGGCGCAGCTTCTCGGTCTCGACGAGGGTCATGGTCTAAAGCTCCCGACGGCCGACGCGATGCCCCGGCCCCGACAATTGGTGCGATGAGGGTTTCAAACCCGCCATTCCGGCGGAAACAACTCGGCCGGATAAGCCGGATCGAGCGCCTGGTCAAGCGTGAATGGCGGCTCGACCGGGAAATGACCGTCGGGAACATCCGCCTCGACGGCGGCCCGCAGGCGGGCATCCAAGTAATCTTCGGTAAAGATTTCAACGATGTAAGGCCGAAGGCTAGGGCTGTCCTTGATCTCGCGGATCAGCCTCTTGCGCTGCTCCCTGATGGTCAAGCGCCATCCGCGTTCGCAGCGTTCCCGCAGGTCCGGGCAATATAGCCATTTCAGCAAATGAACGAACAGCACGGTCAGCCGGCTGTCGATCTCGGACTTCTGGCCTCGGCCCATACTCTCGATCTCCTCGGCGACGTTCTCCCAGTCGACCGGGGCGTTGTTCCGCTCGGCGCCGGCACGGCGAAGCTCCCGCGCCTGGGCTTGGGTCCAGGCGTAGAAATCCTCGTCATAGGCGGCGCTGCTGCGGTCCATGGCTCCGTCCAAAGGGGAAAAACGTCACCTCGGAAAATCCTAGTTAAAAGTGGATCGCCCGGCCATAGGCATCAAGGACCGACTCATGCATCATTTCCGACAGGGTCGGGTGCGGGAACACCGTATGCATCAGCTCGGCCTCGGTCAGCTCCGACGACTTGGCGATGCCGTAGCCCTGGATCAGCTCGGTCACTTCCGCGCCGATCATGTGGGCGCCCAGCATCTCGCCGGTCTTGGCGTCGAAGATGGTCTTGATCAGGCCTTCCGGCTCGCCGAGCGCGATGGCCTTGCCGTTGCCGACGAAGGGGAAGCGGCCGACCTTGATCTCGTAGCCGGCTTCCTTGGCCTTCTTCTCCGTCAGGCCGACCGACGCGATCTGGGGGTGCGAATAGGTGCAGCCCGGGATGTTGCGGACGTTCAGCGCATGCGGATGCTTGCCGGCGATGTGCTCGGCGACGATCACGCCCTCATGGCTGGCCTTGTGGGCGAGCCAGGGGGCGCCGGTCACGTCGCCGATGGCATAGACGCCCGGCTCGTCGGTCTCGCACATGGCGTTGGTCTGGATGTGGCCGCGGTCGGTCTTGACCTTGGTGTTCTCCAGGCCGAGGCCCTCGGTGTTCGGGCTGATGCCGACGGCGACGATGACGCGGTCGACCGTGATGTCCTCGGTCTTGCCGCCGGCCTCGACGGCCACGGTCACGCTGTCGGCGGCCTTGCGCAGGTTGCCGGCCTTGCCGCCGGTGATGATGCGCATGCCCTGCTTTTCAAAGGCTTTCCGGGCCATTGCGGAGATTTCCTCATCCTCCACCGGAAGGATGCGGTCCATCACCTCGACCACGGTGACCTTGGCGCCCAGGGCATTGTAGAAGCTGGCGAACTCGATGCCGATGGCGCCGGAGCCGATGACCAGCAGCGACTTCGGCATGGCATCCGGGGTCATCGCCTTGCGGTAGGTCCAGACCAGCTTGCCGTCATCCTCCAGGCCCGGCAGCGTGCGGGCACGCGCGCCGGTGGCGATGATGATGTGCTTGGCGCCGAAGGTGCCGACCGGTGCGTCGCCCTTGCTGACCGCCACCTGACCCTTGCCGATCAGCTTGGCGGAGCCTTCGATCACCGCGACCTTGTTCTTCTTCAGCAGATGCTTGACGCCGCCGTTCAACTGGCCCGCGACCTTGCGCGAGCGGGCGACGACCTTATCGAGGTCGAAGGACGGATTCTGGATGACCAGGCCATAGTCGGCGGCATGCTTGGCGAGGTGCAGAACCTCGGCCGAGCGCAGCAGCGCCTTGGTCGGAATGCAGCCCCAGTTCAGGCAGATGCCGCCCAGATTCTCGCGCTCGATGACCGCGGTGTGCAGGCCCAGCTGCGCGGCGCGGATCGCCGCCACGTAACCGCCCGGTCCGCCGCCGATGACGATGACGTCGTAATTCATGTCGGCCAAGGGTGTTCTCCCCATTCAGGAGCGAGGCGCATCCTCGCGGCCGGCGGCAAAGATGCCTTCCTCGACCCGGCACGCCTCGTCGATGATCGTCTGGTACAGGGTGGCCATGAAGTCCGGATCCAGGCCATAAGCCTTGCCTGCCTCGGCCGCCCGCCGTTTGACCGCTTCGACACGATCGGGCAGCACGGCCGGCAGGTTCTCCGCCATCTTCACCGCTGCGACACGGTGGACGACGGACAGGCGCTTGCCCAGCAAGGCGACGATCTCGTCGTCGATGGCGTCGATCTCGGCGCGGAGCGGGGCAAGGCTTTTCGACATGGATCAGGTCCTTCAAACCGTCAGAGCAGCATCGAGAGCGGATCCTCGAGCAGCTTCTTCACCGCCGCAAGGAATTCCGCACCGACGGCGCCATCGGCGACCCGGTGATCGAAGGTGCCGGTCAGGCTCATCACCGTGGCGATGGCCAGAGCGCCGTCCTTGACGACCGGGCGCTGCTCGCTGGCGCCGACCGCCAGGATGCAGGCCTGCGGCGGGTTGATGATCGCCGCGAACTGCTTGATCCCCATCATGCCCAGGTTGGAGATGGAGATCGTGCCGCCCTGATATTCTTCCGGCTTCAGCGCGTTGTCGCGCGCCTTCTTGGCCAGCACCTTCATCTCGTTGGAGATGTCGGCCAGACCCTTGGTCTCCGCCTTCTTGACGATCGGGGTGATCAGCCCGGTCGGAGTCGCCACCGCGACCGACACGTCGGCATGCTGGAACTGCAGCATCGCCTCGTCGGTCCAGGCGGCGTTCAGCGCCGGAACCTTCTTCAGCGCCAGCGCCACGGCGCGGATGATGAAGTCGTTCACCGACAGCTTGTAGGCGTCGGACCGGCCGTTCAGCTCGGCGCGGACCTTCATCAACGCGTCGATCTCGACATCCACCGTCAGGTAATAGTCGGGAACGGTGCGCTTCACCTCGCCGAGACGCTTGGCGATGGTCTTGCGCATGCCGCTGTTCGGCACGGCGGTGTAGGCCATGCCCAGCTTGTCGGCGAGCGCCTTGGCATCCACGCCCTCGGCCTTCGGAGCGGGGGCCGGGGCGGCAACCGGAGCCGGGGCGGCGGCGGGAGCGGCCGCGGCCGGGGTGTCGGCGACCTTGGCCGGGCCGGCGGCCTTGGCGGCCTCGACGTCGGCCTTGACGATGCGGCCGTGCGGGCCGGTGCCCTTGACCGTCTTCAGGTCGACGCCGGCCTGTTCGGCGATGCGGCGGGCCAGCGGGCTGGCGAACACGCGGGCGCCACCTGCCGCCGGAGCGGCGGCCGGAGCGGCCGGAGCGGGAGCCGGAACCGGAGCGGCGGCGGGAGCCGCCGTCTGCGCCGGGGCCGGGGCGGCGGCGGGAACCGGGGCGGGAGCGGAGCCGGCGGAGGCCAAAGCACTCTCGTCCTCGCCCTCTTCCAGCAGGATGGCGATGGGGGTGTTCACCGCCACGCCCTGGCTGCCGGCCGGGATCAGGATCTTGCCGATGCGGCCTTCATCGACCGCCTCGACTTCCATGGTGGCCTTGTCGGTCTCGATCTCGGCGAGCACGTCGCCGGACTTCACCGTGTCGCCTTCCTTCTTCAGCCACTTGGCGAGGTTGCCCTCGGTCATCGTGGGCGAGAGGGCGGGCATCAGAATCTGAACGGTCATCCTATCAGCCCTCCTCTCAGCGGTAGCAGGCTTGCTTGGCGGCCTTGACGATGTCGGCGACCTGTGGCAGCGCCAGCTTTTCCAGGTTGGCGGCGTAGGGCATCGGCACGTCCAGCCCGGCGACGCGGGCGACCGGAGCGTCGAGATAGTCGAAAGCCTGTTCCATCATCAGCGCGCACATCTCGGAGCCGATGCCGGCGAAGGGCCAG from Azospirillum sp. B510 includes:
- a CDS encoding type II toxin-antitoxin system RatA family toxin; the encoded protein is MPTHAEKKVLPYTPQQMYDLVADVEKYPEFLPWCLAARIRKREGVVMFADLIIGFKMVRERFTSRVELNHPACRIDVQYTDGPFQYLNNHWIFAEHGDGCCVDFFVDFEFRSKMLQKIMGLLFNEAVRRMVQAFETRAAQLYGPGRATQPA
- a CDS encoding CinA family protein, producing the protein MFPEIIRDLAAQTLAEYGLAGYMIATAESCTGGLIAGALTDIAGSSKVVDRGFVTYTNIAKTELLGVPASLLHAHGAVSPEVAVAMAVGALAKSRADVTVAVTGIAGPGGGTETKPVGRVYVATAVRGGSAKAKEYTFPGDRDAVRTATVQAALERLRLARPTGSLR
- a CDS encoding pyruvate dehydrogenase complex dihydrolipoamide acetyltransferase, which gives rise to MTVQILMPALSPTMTEGNLAKWLKKEGDTVKSGDVLAEIETDKATMEVEAVDEGRIGKILIPAGSQGVAVNTPIAILLEEGEDESALASAGSAPAPVPAAAPAPAQTAAPAAAPVPAPAPAAPAAAPAAGGARVFASPLARRIAEQAGVDLKTVKGTGPHGRIVKADVEAAKAAGPAKVADTPAAAAPAAAPAPVAAPAPAPKAEGVDAKALADKLGMAYTAVPNSGMRKTIAKRLGEVKRTVPDYYLTVDVEIDALMKVRAELNGRSDAYKLSVNDFIIRAVALALKKVPALNAAWTDEAMLQFQHADVSVAVATPTGLITPIVKKAETKGLADISNEMKVLAKKARDNALKPEEYQGGTISISNLGMMGIKQFAAIINPPQACILAVGASEQRPVVKDGALAIATVMSLTGTFDHRVADGAVGAEFLAAVKKLLEDPLSMLL
- a CDS encoding DUF29 domain-containing protein, whose protein sequence is MDRSSAAYDEDFYAWTQAQARELRRAGAERNNAPVDWENVAEEIESMGRGQKSEIDSRLTVLFVHLLKWLYCPDLRERCERGWRLTIREQRKRLIREIKDSPSLRPYIVEIFTEDYLDARLRAAVEADVPDGHFPVEPPFTLDQALDPAYPAELFPPEWRV
- a CDS encoding 4-oxalocrotonate tautomerase yields the protein MPTINIQLFEGRTVEQKRDYAKALTEATVKVLGCPPSAVDIIFQDVKKSDWASGGELWSDKS
- the lipA gene encoding lipoyl synthase — protein: MTLVETEKLRHPEKAHKPDNPIQRKPAWIRVKAPMSQEYNETRQLMRGLKLNTVCEEAACPNIGECWKHKHATFMILGSICTRGCAFCNVETGRPDLLDPHEPENVAEAVGKLKLSHVVITSVDRDDLEDGGAEHFARTIRAVRAASPTTTIEILTPDFQKKKGAVEVVVAAKPDVFNHNLETVPRLYPTIRPGARYFASLQLLARVKELDPTIFTKSGLMVGLGETKEEIGQVMDDLRSADVDFLTIGQYLQPTPKHAAVDRFVTPEEFDGYSTVGRGKGFLLVASSPLTRSSYHAGADFEKLREARLRKLGAAAA
- a CDS encoding bifunctional 2-C-methyl-D-erythritol 4-phosphate cytidylyltransferase/2-C-methyl-D-erythritol 2,4-cyclodiphosphate synthase, with the protein product MPTCIALIVAGGSGQRFGAERPKQYLDLAGKPVLRRTVEAFLSHPQVGGVRVVIDPAWREGYDAAVAGLGLPDPVAGGASRQDSVRNGLEALAADDAPDLVLIHDAARPLIDAPTIGAVIAALGQNPGAIAAVRVADTLKRGDGDGAITGTVDRDGLWRAQTPQGFRFTAILEAHRAAAGLSLTDDAAVAERAGLTVALVPSKEDNFKVTTPDDLTRATRAVMSSLWDVRTGSGFDVHRFTEGDFVTLCGLRVPHNHGLEGHSDADVGLHALTDAILGALAAGDIGSHFPPTDPRWRGADSAKFLRHAADLVTERGGVIAHADVTIICERPKVGPHRAAMAERIAQILGIEVGRVSVKATTTEQLGFTGRGEGIAAQAVATIRLPG
- the lpdA gene encoding dihydrolipoyl dehydrogenase, which gives rise to MADMNYDVIVIGGGPGGYVAAIRAAQLGLHTAVIERENLGGICLNWGCIPTKALLRSAEVLHLAKHAADYGLVIQNPSFDLDKVVARSRKVAGQLNGGVKHLLKKNKVAVIEGSAKLIGKGQVAVSKGDAPVGTFGAKHIIIATGARARTLPGLEDDGKLVWTYRKAMTPDAMPKSLLVIGSGAIGIEFASFYNALGAKVTVVEVMDRILPVEDEEISAMARKAFEKQGMRIITGGKAGNLRKAADSVTVAVEAGGKTEDITVDRVIVAVGISPNTEGLGLENTKVKTDRGHIQTNAMCETDEPGVYAIGDVTGAPWLAHKASHEGVIVAEHIAGKHPHALNVRNIPGCTYSHPQIASVGLTEKKAKEAGYEIKVGRFPFVGNGKAIALGEPEGLIKTIFDAKTGEMLGAHMIGAEVTELIQGYGIAKSSELTEAELMHTVFPHPTLSEMMHESVLDAYGRAIHF
- a CDS encoding chorismate mutase; this encodes MSKSLAPLRAEIDAIDDEIVALLGKRLSVVHRVAAVKMAENLPAVLPDRVEAVKRRAAEAGKAYGLDPDFMATLYQTIIDEACRVEEGIFAAGREDAPRS
- a CDS encoding cytochrome C assembly family protein; translated protein: MSQNILLSLTALVALLPAAFYPYRRIAGQGVEGRSWSFWGALLLAAAGPGMWAILQVAGQWQTGFSTALWVTAAACMALFVGLSLFHDMAWRLAPLLLPYLLVVCLLATLTEDAPAPILRGNAPGVWIDVHIAVSVFTYALLTLSAVSSSAAVIQTRALKSKRPTPLSRFLPPVAESERLQLRLLIASELVLGAGLATGMAVLYFEQGLLFRTDHKSLLSLATFIVIGILLLAEYRTGVRGRTAARTMLIVYLLATLAYPGVKFVSNVLIGQWTWG